One stretch of Malus domestica chromosome 14, GDT2T_hap1 DNA includes these proteins:
- the LOC103424397 gene encoding probable 3-deoxy-D-manno-octulosonic acid transferase, mitochondrial isoform X2, which translates to MAATKSKAVYNVYRALTHGLSPLLYLHLHWRKLGGLEHPLRWPERLGRPSLPRPEGPLIWFHAVSLGEGMAAIPVIKQCIQRRPDLTILMTTTTSSAFGVIEKLLPTGVLHQFSPVDTPSAVDSFLGYWKPNVIVLMESELWPNLIMAASEKGIMLALLNARVSTKSFKRWSGPVLLPLISLMLSKFSLISPLSNMQAIHFQLLHAPPFVINFSGDLKYVVGEFDISEGEIKNMQDLKVHCAHRKVWMASSIHKGEEEVILGIHKVLRQEYPDLLTIIVPRHPQHGKEIAQKLWKEGHGVALRSQRDKLLGDTSIYVVDTLGELKHLYKLSPIAVIGGSFFPSLSGHNISEAAAAGCATLTGPYIGHFSIMVLEMQRLNPLSVLQPLDRMN; encoded by the exons atggcGGCAACGAAGAGCAAGGCAGTCTACAATGTTTACAGAGCGCTGACCCATGGTCTATCACCATTGCTGTACCTTCACCTCCACTGGCGGAAACTCGGAGGCCTCGAGCACCCACTCCGATGGCCTGAGCGTCTGGGCCGACCTTCCCTCCCTCGGCCCGAAGGCCCACTCATCTGGTTCCACGCCGTCTCATTAG GTGAAGGAATGGCTGCGATTCCTGTAATCAAGCAATGCATTCAGCGGAGGCCTGATTTAACTATTCTGATGACCACTACGACGTCATCTGCGTT TGGAGTAATAGAGAAACTTCTTCCAACTGGTGTCTTACATCAG TTTTCGCCCGTCGATACACCTTCTGCTGTGGACTCATTCCTTGGTTACTGGAAGCCTAATGTGATTGTGCTTATGGAGAGTGAACTATGGCCAAATTTAATTATGGCTGCTTCAGAAAAGGGT ATCATGCTGGCATTGTTAAATGCTCGAGTATCTACTAAATCCTTTAAACGTTGGTCAGGACCAGTGCTTCTTCCACTTATTTCATTGATGCTATCAAAGTTTTCATTGATTTCCCCATTG AGCAATATGCAGGCCATCCACTTTCAGCTGCTGCATGCCCCGCCTTTTGTGATCAACTTTTCTGGTGACTTGAAGTATG TGGTTGGAGAATTTGACATTTCTGAGGGAGAGATCAAAAACATGCAAGATTTAAAAGTACACTGTGCCCACAGGAAGGTTTGGATGGCTTCTTCCATACATAAGGGGGAAGAAGAAG TCATACTTGGCATTCACAAAGTGCTGCGACAAGAGTACCCTGACTTGTTAACTATTATTGTGCCTCGACATCCACAGCATGGAAAAGAGATTGCTCAA AAATTGTGGAAAGAAGGGCATGGTGTAGCATTGAGGTCTCAACGTGATAAACTCTTAGGAGACACCAGTATCTATGTGGTGGACACATTAG GTGAATTGAAACACCTTTATAAGTTATCCCCCATAGCTGTAATTGGAGGTTCCTTCTTTCCTAGCCTTTCTGGCCATAACATATCAGAAGCTGCTGCTGCAGGCTGTGCAACTTTGACTG GTCCTTACATTGGGCATTTTTCAATCATGGTACTGGAAATGCAACGGTTAAATCCTCTGTCAGTTCTGCAG CCGTTGGATCGAATGaactga